One genomic segment of Carassius carassius chromosome 21, fCarCar2.1, whole genome shotgun sequence includes these proteins:
- the LOC132097853 gene encoding unconventional myosin-If-like: MGSKYHWQSQNVKQSGVDDMVLLSKITEDAIVENLKKRYLDDYIFTYIGPVLISVNPFKQMPYFTDREIELYQGAAQYENPPHIYALTDNMYRNMMIDSENQCVIISGESGAGKTVAAKYIMGYISKVSGGGAKVQHVKEIILQSNPLLEAFGNAKTVRNNNSSRFGKYFEIQFSRGGEPDGGKISNFLLEKSRVVSQNENERNFHIFYQLIDGCTPQQKEELGIMTPDYYYYLNQSGTYKVDGTNDSKDFQETMEAMQVIGIPEMFQRQVLQIVAGVLHLGAISFIEVGNYAQVESTDLLAFPAYLLGIDQSRLQEKLTSRKMDSKWGGKSETIDVTLNKEQANYTRDALSKALYARLFDYLVEAINKAIQKPNEELSVGVLDIYGFEIFQRNGFEQFCINFVNEKLQQIFIELTLKAEQEEYVQEGIKWTPIEYFNNKIVCDLIENKLNPPGIMSVLDDVCATMHAKGDGADMTLLQKLQAAVGTHEHFNNWNSGFVIHHYAGKVSYDISGFCERNRDVLFPDLIELMQSSQFDFIRSLFPENLNTEKKGRPTTASSKIKRQANELVSTLMKCTPHYIRCIKPNETKRPKDWEESRAKHQVEYLGLRENIRVRRAGFAYRRIFQKFLQRYAILTTETWPHWRGAEQQGVLHLLRSVNMDTDQYQMGRTKVFIKNPESLFLLEEMRERKFDTFARTIQKAWRKYIARRKYEQMREEASDILYNFKERRRNSINRNFVGDYLGMEERPELRQFMSKRERVDFADSVNKFDRRFKSIKRDLILSPKAIYLIGREKIKKGPEKGQIKEVLKRKLDIGSVRSVSLSTRQDDFFIIHENEYDSLLESTFKTEFLSLLCKRYEEQTRSKLSLSFSDRLEFRVKKVGWGGGGMRVVVFQRGQTDLAVIKPGGKTLTISTGDGLPKTSKPTRKGIPQSHGGRNQPRHRGGHQNGAAQFARAGAQQHPKPQPQKEATYSTPMRNPPPSNALPKLGSQKNRRGSRPAPNQSTNLDFLNVPDQGVSGMQRKRSINQRPPPAPSSRPKPQPRPQGPRCRALYQYFGQDVDEISFDVNDIIDLISEDPSGWWRGRFHGKEGLFPGNYVEKI, encoded by the exons gGCAGTAAGTATCACTGGCAGAGCCAGAATGTCAAGCAGAGTGGTGTTGATGACATGGTGCTTCTCTCCAAGATCACTGAAGATGCCATCGTGGAAAATCTCAAAAAGAGATACTTGGACGACTACATCTTT ACTTATATAGGGCCTGTATTGATATCGGTGAATCCCTTCAAACAGATGCCGTACTTCACTGACCGTGAGATTGAGCTCTACCAGGGAGCT GCCCAATATGAGAACCCACCACACATTTATGCTCTGACGGACAACATGTACAGGAACATGATGATTGACAGCGAAAATCAATGTGTTATTATAAG TGGGGAAAGCGGAGCAGGAAAAACAGTTGCTGCTAAATACATTATGGGCTACATCTCTAAAGTATCAGGAGGAGGAGCTAAAGTACAG caTGTGAAGGAAATTATCCTGCAGTCAAACCCTCTGCTGGAAGCCTTTGGCAATGCGAAGACAGTCCGCAACAACAATTCAAGTCGCTTT GGCAAATACTTTGAGATCCAGTTTAGTCGAGGAGGAGAGCCAGACGGAGGGAAGATCTCCAACTTCCTGCTGGAAAAATCAAGAGTCGTGAGCCAGAATGAAAACGAAAGGAACTTTCACATCTTCTACCAG CTAATAGATGGTTGCACTCCTCAGCAGAAGGAAGAATTGGGAATTATGACCCCAGATTACTACTACTATCTGAACCAGTCTGGAACATACAAGGTGGATGGAACTAATGATAGCAAGGACTTCCAAGAAACCATG GAAGCCATGCAGGTGATCGGCATACCGGAGATGTTTCAGAGGCAGGTGTTGCAGATTGTAGCAGGCGTCTTACATCTGGGCGCCATCAGTTTCATTGAGGTGGGAAACTATGCACAGGTGGAGAGCACGGACT TACTGGCGTTCCCTGCATACCTGCTGGGTATTGACCAAAGCCGTCTACAGGAGAAGCTCACCAGCAGGAAAATGGACTCCAAATGGGGTGGTAAATCTGAGACCATCGATGTGACTCTGAACAAAGAACAAGCAAACTACACGCGTGACGCTCTCTCCAAAGCACTCTACGCCCGTCTGTTTGACTACCTGGTTGAG GCAATAAATAAAGCCATTCAGAAACCCAATGAGGAGCTCAGTGTTGGTGTTCTGGATATTTATGGATTTGAAATTTTCCAG aggAATGGTTTTGAGCAGTTCTGTATCAACTTTGTGAATGAAAAGTTGCAGCAGATCTTTATTGAACTGACACTGAAAGCAGAACAG GAAGAGTATGTACAGGAAGGCATCAAATGGACACCCATAGAATACTTTAACAACAAAATTGTGTGTgatttaatagaaaataaactG AATCCTCCCGGCATCATGAGTGTGCTGGATGATGTGTGTGCTACCATGCACGCCAAAGGAGATGGTGCTGATATGACTCTGCTTCAGAAGCTTCAGGCTGCGGTGGGGACACACGAGCACTTCAACAACTGGAACTCTGGTTTCGTCATTCACCACTACGCTGGCAAA GTGTCATATGATATCAGCGGTTTCTGTGAGCGAAACAGAGACGTGCTTTTCCCTGACCTCATTGAACTGATGCAAAGCAGCCAATT CGACTTCATTCGGAGCCTCTTCCCAGAAAACCTCAACACGGAAAAGAAAGGTAGACCAACCACTGCCAGCTCGAAGATCAAA AGACAAGCCAACGAGTTGGTTAGCACACTGATGAAGTGCACACCGCATTACATCCGCTGCATCAAACCCAACGAGACCAAAAGGCCCAAAGACTGGGAGGAGAGCAG AGCAAAACATCAGGTGGAATATCTGGGCTTGAGGGAAAATATTAGGGTACGACGTGCCGGCTTTGCTTACCGTAGAATCTTCCAGAAGTTTTTACAGAG GTATGCCATTCTAACCACAGAGACGTGGCCACACTGGCGAGGTGCGGAACAGCAGGGCGTTTTGCACCTCTTGCGTTCTGTTAACATGGACACGGATCAGTACCAAATGGGCCGCACCAAAGTCTTCATCAAGAATCCAGAGTCG CTATTTTTGCTGGAGGAGATGCGAGAGAGGAAGTTTGATACGTTTGCCAGAACCATCCAGAAGGCATGGAGGAAATACATCGCCAGGAGGAAATATGAACAGATGCGGGAGGAGG CCTCTGATATACTGTATAACTTTAAAGAACGACGTAGGAATAGTATAAACAGGAACTTTGTGGGCGATTACCTTGGCATGGAAGAGAGGCCTGAACTCCGGCAGTTCATGTCCAAGAGGGAGCGAGTCGACTTTGCAGACTCGGTCAACAAGTTTGACCGTAGGTTCAAG tctatCAAGAGGGATTTAATACTGTCACCGAAAGCCATCTATCTAATCGGTCGGGAAAAGATAAAGAAAGGACCAGAGAAAGGCCAGATAAAGGAAGTTCTCAAAAGAAAGCTGGACATCGGAAGTGTCCGTTCAGTCTCTTTGAG CACAAGGCAAGATGACTTCTTCATCATTCACGAGAATGAGTACGACAGTCTTCTGGAGTCCACATTTAAGACTGAGTTCCTCAGTCTGCTTTGCAAGCGTTACGAGGAGCAGACCCGAAGCAAACTCTCACTGTCCTTCAGCGACAG GCTGGAGTTCCGAGTGAAGAAGGTGGGCTGGGGAGGAGGCGGCATGCGTGTGGTGGTTTTCCAGAGGGGACAGACTGATTTAGCCGTCATCAAACCTGGAGGAAAGACCCTCACTATCTCTACAGGAGATGGACTACCAAAGACATCCA agCCAACCAGGAAAGGCATACCACAGAGTCACGGAGGAAGAAACCAGCCACGGCACAGAG GGGGCCATCAGAACGGGGCAGCACAGTTTGCCCGGGCTGGGGCTCAACAGCACCCTAAGCCGCAGCCGCAGAAGGAAGCGACGTACTCCACACCGATGAGGAACCCTCCACCCAGCAATGCTCTTCCTAAACTAGGATCGCAGAAGAATCGAAGAGGCTCCAGGCCGGCCCCGAATCAGTCCACAAACCTAGACTTCCTAAATGTGCCTGATCAGGGCGTGTCAGG AATGCAGCGGAAAAGGAGCATCAACCAACGACCTCCACCGGCCCCCTCTAGCCGTCCCAAACCTCAGCCCCGACCACAGGGCCCTCGCTGCAGAGCGCTTTACCAGTATTTCGGCCAAGATGTGGATGAAATTAGCTTTGATGTCAATGACATCATAGACCTTATCAGTGAAG ATCCGTCGGGGTGGTGGCGAGGGCGGTTTCATGGGAAGGAAGGTCTCTTTCCTGGGAACTATGTGGAGAAGATCTGA
- the acer1 gene encoding alkaline ceramidase 1 — MERAAVDAFWRGIPSFPSFDKMASVFAYESSQIDWCEDNYKNSENVVEYFNTMSSLIFFVIAPIMLYLLHPYAKERNLAVHLVWIMMVFVGIFSMYFHMTLSFMGQMLDELSILWVLALCYSLWFPRKHFPSFIKDRKSFSHMVLIITVISSLSSFVKPTANAYALNCFTIHILYFLFVELRNCTDQKVLRLAWASVGLWVLAISCWISDRFGCSFWQKLDFCYLHGIWHILIVMATAYASTLVAYLDASLEIPYSLPDLQYWPRNKWSIGLPYIALKGTTKTRKRC; from the exons ATGGAGCGCGCCGCTGTGGATGCGTTTTGGAGAG GGATCCCGTCATTTCCATCCTTTGACAAAATGGCAAGTGTGTTTGCCTACGAGAGCTCTCAAATTGACTGGTGTGAGGACAACTACAAAAATTCAGAGAATGTTGTGGAATATTTTAACACG ATGAGCAGTTTGATATTCTTTGTGATCGCACCCATAATGCTTTACCTGCTACACCCATATGCCAAGGAAAGAAACCTGGCTGTGCACCTGGTCTGGATCATGATGGTCTTTGTAG GTATCTTCTCCATGTATTTTCACATGACTCTGAGTTTTATGGGCCAGATGCTTGATGAGCTTTCAATCCTGTGGGTCTTGGCTCTTTGTTACTCCCTGTGGTTCCCACGCAAACACTTCCCTTCTTTTATTAAGGACAG GAAATCCTTCAGCCATATGGTCCTGATCATCACTGTCATAAGCTCTTTGTCCTCTTTTGTCAAACCTACAGCCAATGCCTACGCTCTCAACTGCTTCACCATCCATATCCTCTACTTTCTGTTTGTGGAATTAAGGAA TTGCACAGATCAGAAAGTGCTGCGTCTGGCCTGGGCGTCCGTTGGCCTGTGGGTTCTGGCCATCTCCTGCTGGATTAGCGATCGCTTTGGCTGCAGCTTCTGGCAGAAACTGGACTTCTGTTATCTGCACGGTATCTG GCATATTCTGATTGTGATGGCCACCGCTTATGCTAGTACTCTGGTGGCTTACCTGGACGCTAGTCTGGAGATCCCTTATTCCCTACCTGACCTGCAGTACTGGCCACGGAATAAATGGTCCATTGGGC